From the Synergistota bacterium genome, one window contains:
- a CDS encoding dihydroorotate dehydrogenase, whose product MIYEEICRIREKLPLGSNIFYMSIEAEAIAHKATPGQFVMIRVSESFDPFLRRPLSIAGRARDQIEILFSVTGRGTSLLSKMEPKAKISVRGPLGSGFPKPKGKPLIFIGGGIGIAPLLFAYQFYPSRTILGIKDRNWKDFYEWIKARIGENLAVFSEDGSIGSKGNCIDGAEKLFNKESEIWACGPEEMISYLKKRIGGKVSRILVSLEARMACGIGGCYGCSIETQRGRRKVCIDGPVFELEEVMI is encoded by the coding sequence TTGATATATGAGGAAATCTGTAGGATAAGGGAAAAGCTTCCTCTGGGAAGTAATATCTTTTACATGTCTATAGAAGCAGAAGCTATAGCGCATAAAGCTACTCCGGGACAATTCGTAATGATAAGGGTCTCAGAATCGTTTGATCCTTTTCTAAGACGCCCTTTATCCATAGCTGGAAGAGCAAGGGATCAAATAGAGATCCTATTTTCGGTTACTGGAAGGGGAACCTCGCTACTATCGAAAATGGAGCCCAAAGCAAAAATATCTGTAAGAGGCCCTCTTGGAAGCGGCTTTCCGAAACCAAAAGGAAAGCCGTTAATTTTTATCGGGGGCGGCATCGGTATAGCTCCCCTTCTTTTCGCCTATCAGTTTTATCCCTCAAGGACGATATTGGGAATCAAAGATAGAAACTGGAAAGATTTCTACGAATGGATCAAAGCCAGAATTGGAGAGAACTTGGCCGTTTTTTCCGAAGACGGCAGTATAGGAAGCAAGGGAAATTGCATTGATGGCGCAGAAAAGCTTTTTAACAAGGAAAGCGAGATATGGGCATGTGGACCTGAAGAAATGATATCCTACCTTAAAAAAAGAATCGGAGGAAAAGTGAGTAGGATCCTCGTGAGCTTAGAGGCGAGGATGGCCTGCGGGATAGGAGGTTGCTATGGATGCAGTATAGAAACACAAAGGGGCCGACGAAAGGTGTGCATAGATGGCCCTGTTTTTGAGCTTGAGGAGGTCATGATATAG